DNA from Paraburkholderia sp. BL10I2N1:
GCGCTGCCGTCACGCTTGCCCCCGCCGATCGCTCTCTCTCGTACCAGCGTAAGGGAACTTTGTTCAAATCACAGAAGAAGCAGGGTACGCAACATATCTGTTTTCGCTGCAACCGGTGCGACGCGCCGCTTACACGCGTTTTGACGGTTGAGGATATGTCGCAGTACACCACGCGCGGCGGCGAGTCGTGGAAATGGGGGCAGCCCTGCTTTCCTGCGGGCTTCGCCATCAAGGAGCGCGGCGACGTGTGGCAAGCCTACGCGGGTTGCTGGCTTGTACAGGAGGATGACGTTATTGGGTTGAGCGTCACGCACCGGGTTGAGCGGACATATGGCTGCTGCGGCATGACGGGTCGGCGTGGCCCCAATCTCGTATGCAGGTGCGGCGAGCATGTGGCAAGCGCCGAAACCGATTGCACCGTGCCGAACTTCGTCGCACTGAGCAAAGGCCGGGTGCATGCCGTAAGGTTGCGCCTTAACGCTGCACGGGCGGAAAGCAACGCGGCTCGCGAAGATGATAGCTTTTGATAGCGGGTTTAGTGATGGGCAGCCAGGTAGCGCCCACTCCCGACGATTGCGTGCGATAGTCCGAATCTTGCGCACCGCCAAGAGGTCGCGACGAATGCCGGTCCGCGTTGATCGAATTTGCCTACACAGTGCCTACACGGATTCCAGAAAGCAAAAAGCCCAGCCATAGAGACCGGGCTAAGCGCTTGATTCTGATGGGGTGGCTGATGGGACTCGAACCCACGACGACAGGAATCACAATCCTGGACTCTACCAACTGAGCTACAGCCACCACTGACACAACTTTTGAACCACATCTGGCTCGCCGTGAACTGGCTCACCGATCAAGAAGCGAGATTATACAAACATGAATTGCGTTTGCCTAGCCCTTTATTCAAACATTTCGACGGGCTCGCGCAGATGAGTGCGTGCCTCGTCGAAGATCGTGAGATCGGCAGCCGCGAGCTTTCTGCTATCTGACAACACACGACGCCAACCGCGCGCGCCGGCCACGCCACGATAGAGACCAAGCGCATGCCGCGTGATACCGCCAAGGTAGGTCCCGCGAGCAAGCTCCGCCGCGCAGTATTCGATGAACTTCTCCTCGATCTGCTCCCGGCTCAGTGCGGCATCCGGCGAACCGTAGAACCGTGCGTCAACGTCGGCGAGCACGTACGGGTTGTGATAAGCCTCACGCCCGAGCATCACGCCATCGACGTGCTGAAGATGCAGCTCTACTTCGTCGAGCGTTTTAACGCCGCCATTGAGGATGATCTCGAGGTTCGGGAAATCGCGTTTCAGCTGATACGCGTAGTCGTATTTGAGCGGCGGGATTTCGCGATTCTCCTTCGGGCTGAGGCCTTTGAGAATCGCGTTGCGCGCATGCACGATGAACACGTCGCAGCCGGCCTCGGCAATGGTGCCGACGAAGTCTCGCACGAAACCGTACTCTTCCACCGCGTCGACGCCGATCCGATGCTTGACCGTCACCGGCACCGACACCACGTCGCGCATCGCTTTCACACAGTCGGCGACGAGTTGCGGTTCGTTCATCAGGCATGCACCGAACGCACCGCGCTGCACGCGCTCCGACGGGCACCCGCAATTCAGGTTGATCTCGTCGTAGCCCCACTGCTCACCCAATTTTGCCGAGCGTGCGAGGTCGTCGGGTTCGCTGCCGCCAAGTTGTAGCGCGACGGGCGCTTCGCCGGGAGTGAATGCCAGATGACGTGCGACGTCGCCGTGAATCAGCGCGCCCGTCGTTACCATCTCCGTGTAAAGCCACGTGTGGCGCGACAGCATGCGATGCAACGAACGACAGTGGCGATCGGTCCAGTCCATCATCGGTGCAACCGAAATCCTGCGAGCGTTGACTGGCATAGAAACCCTTAAATCTCAAACACTTGTGCCATTTGATGTGCAAAAATCCGTGACATTCAAACTTCTTTTTCGCACCTTTTTTTGACTCCGGTGCAACAACCGGTGCAACATACCATTTTTGTTGCACCGGAGAAAGATGATGGGATCGATCACCACTCGCAAGAGCAAGTCCGGCCCCCGCTACACCGCGCTCGTGCGCGTCAAGCGGGACGGCAAGATTGTACACTCCGAGGCCCAGACCTTTGAGCGGCGGGCGGTGGCCGCCGCCTGGATCAAACAGCGCGAGACGGAGCTCTCCGCGCCCGGTGCGCTCACCCCCCGGGAGGACCCGCCGCTCAAGGACGCAATTGGCAGATACATCGAGTCCTTCGAGCAGGGCATCGGCCGCACCAAGGCGCAGTGTCTGCGCACCATCGCCGCCTCCGGGCTGGGCACGGTGCGCTGCTCGAAGGTCGACAGCGTGGCACTCGTGGAGTTCGTCCAGGGGATTGACGCCCAGCCCCAGACGCGCGACAACTACCTCTCCCACCTCGCGGCCGTATTCACGATCGCCCGCCCCGCCTGGGGTATCCCCCTCGACAAGCAGCAGGTCGACGACGCCCGCATGGTACTGCGCAAGCTCGGCGCCACCTCCCGCTCAAGGAAGCGCGACCGCCGG
Protein-coding regions in this window:
- the dusA gene encoding tRNA dihydrouridine(20/20a) synthase DusA, producing the protein MPVNARRISVAPMMDWTDRHCRSLHRMLSRHTWLYTEMVTTGALIHGDVARHLAFTPGEAPVALQLGGSEPDDLARSAKLGEQWGYDEINLNCGCPSERVQRGAFGACLMNEPQLVADCVKAMRDVVSVPVTVKHRIGVDAVEEYGFVRDFVGTIAEAGCDVFIVHARNAILKGLSPKENREIPPLKYDYAYQLKRDFPNLEIILNGGVKTLDEVELHLQHVDGVMLGREAYHNPYVLADVDARFYGSPDAALSREQIEEKFIEYCAAELARGTYLGGITRHALGLYRGVAGARGWRRVLSDSRKLAAADLTIFDEARTHLREPVEMFE